Genomic window (Salinibacterium sp. M195):
GACCAGATCTCGCGATCACCAGCGCCAACGGCACTCCGACGATGAGGCACAGAGCCGTTGCCGAGAGCGCCGTCTGCAGCGAGAGGCCGAGAGCAGACAAGGCTTCTGCCGAAACAATGGCCGCGGGCACACGTGGCCAGTCGGCGCGAGCAACTAATCCCACCAGTGGCAGCACCAGCAAGGCGAACCCTACGGCGGCGGGAATGTATAACAGTCGCGGCATTCCTACGCCAGCAGGGGCTTGGAGCCGCATATTCGCGCTCATGACCGACCGAACCCGTAGCGCGAGAGAACACTCTGACCACGGTCAGAGACAACGAAGTCTCGAAATGCCTCCGCGACAATGGGGTTCGCCGACGATTCGAGTATCCCGAGGGGGTAGGTACTCTTGGCCTCGTCTGCCTCCGGAATATTGATGCCCTCAACCGCCTCCGCTGCGGCGATATCCGTGACGTACACAAGGCCGGCATCCGCTTCTCCCAGCTGCACCTTAGTCAGCACCGCTTTTACGTTGAGTTCTTCGCTTGCGGGAGTCACGACGATTTTTTCGCGGTCAAGGAGGGTCTGGGCGGTAGCCCCGCACGGCACTTGTGGCGCACACAGGACGAGCTGCACTCCGGGAGCTGAAAGGTCAGCCAGCTCAGAGATGTTGAGAGGGTTGCCCGGCTGCACCGCAATCTGTAACGAGTTGCTAGCGAAAGGTATCGCCTCACCGTCGAGCAAGTCGCTGACGGAGCGCATTGTGGCCCCATCTGCCGCCGCGAATATGTCGGCAGGAGCACCTTCCCTTATTTGTGTCGCCAGTGTCGTCGATCCGTCGAAGGAAATAGGCGCGATCGTGACGTCCGGGTGATCCGAACCAAAGATTGCCGCCAGTTCGGTGAATGACTCAGTGAGTGACGCCGCCGCAAAAATGGTGAGAGTTCCCTGGAGTTCACCTGGCTGTGTGGATGCCGTTGAGCCGGAAACCGAGGAGCTACAGCCCGAAAGCGTCAACGCCGAAACAACGGCCAACGCCGCTGCCACACGCGTCAAGCGCGGCGCTCTGACACTTCGTTCAGAATGACGAACCACTATCGGTGGCCCTGCGGAGATTCGACAACAACCATCGTTGCCTTGACGACTGCTACCGCGAGCGACCCGATTTCGAGCTTCAGGTCACGCACTGCTTCTGTCGACATGAGCGAAACGATTCGGTGGTGACCGCACTGCATTTCTACCTGTGACATAACGGTGTCGCTGACGATTCCCGTCACGAGCCCGACCATTCGATTGCGAGCGCTGCTGACAGAGTCGGTGTTCTGCTGCGCCAAGGCAGCGTGGCGAGCTCGTTCTTGGGACAGGCCCGCCAGCTCTGCGCCATCCACCACTTGACGACCTGAGCCGTCAGTGGCCGCCGTCAACTCCTGCGAATTCACCCACCGCCGCACAGTATCGTCGCTCACCCCAAGAAGTTCGGCGGCCTCACTGATCCGATATTGCGTCATAGATACGACAATATCACCGCAACTGCGGGACTATCCGTTCGCATTTTCCTCAGCTGACTACAGCATCTTCCGCGTCACTAGACTCGGAGCATGCCCTTTGACGCGTCCGCCACTCCGTCGCCGATGAGCATCGATGAGCATCGCGAGCGCATTCTCGCGACAGTCTCACCATTAGCGCCCGTCTGGGTTTCACTCGCGGACGCTCTCAACCTCACACTCGCTGCCGACGTGTTGGCGAAAGTGGATGTTCCGAGTTTCGATAATTCCGCTATGGATGGCTACGCCCTTCGCCGGGCCGATGTCTCGGCCGCGTCCGCAGAGTCGCCCGTCCGGCTGAAAGTCGTCGCTGACCTCGCGGCCGGTTCGGCCGAGAACCCGCCACTTCGCGACGGCGAAACTGCCCGCATCATGACGGGCGCCGCTGTACCCGCTGATGCTGACTGCATCGTGCCCATCGAAGACACTGACTGCGGAACTGACACCGTGCTTATCTCTCGCGCCCCGAAACCTGCTGCCCACATCCGGCGCACAGCAACAGACGTGCACAACGGCCAGACAGTGTTGACAGCAGGCCGCGTGCTTGGCCCGCGCGATCTCGCTGCGGCGGCCGCGACCGGCAGCAGCGAGCTGCTCGTTCACCGCCCACCGCGCGTTGGCGTGCTCTCCACTGGCAGCGAACTTCGGGCGCCCGGTGAGCCCCTCAGCGGGGGCCAAATCCATGATTCGAACTCGTTACTCTTAGCGGCATTGGTGACCCAAGCCGGTGCCGTGGCGATTCAGCTTGGCTCGGTGCTCGACGACGAGGATGCGTTGCGTGCCGTTCTCGAGGAGCATGCCGCTCACGTCGACGTCTTCATCACTTCGGGTGGCGTGAGCGTTGGAGCTTATGACATCGTGCGCCACGTGCTTGCGCCGCTCGGCGTCTGGTTCGGCCCGGTGCGTATGCAACCGGGGAAGCCGCAGGGGTTTGGGCGACTTCCGCGAGCAAGCGGCGACGGCGATGGGCCCGCAATTTTTGCGCTTCCCGGCAACCCCGTGAGCGTCTTCGTATCCTTCGAGACATTCGTGCGGCCCGCCTTGTTGACGCTGGCGGGGCGAACGCAGATCACGCGCGACACGGTTGTCGCGACCGTTTCCACCGGATGGCAGAGTCCGGCAGGGCGTGCCCAATACATGCCGGCTGTCGTTAGCGTCGATGAGGGCGGAACGCCAACAGTACGCCCCGCAACTGCCGGTGGGGCCGGTTCCTATCTCGTCGCGAGCTTGGCGCACGCGAACGCCTTGGCGTTCGTCCCTCACGACATCACTGACGTACGCGAAGGTCAGCTACTCGCTGTCACACTAGTGACATGAACGAGACACCTTTCACTCACCTCAACGCCGCTGGCCAAGCCCACATGGTGGATGTCACTGCCAAGACTCCAACGGTGCGCTCGGCGACGGCGGCCGGCTTCGTTCGCTGTTCCGCCACGGTCATTGGTGAGTTGCGGTCGGGCACGGCGCCCAAGGGTGACGTTTTAGCGGTCGCTCGAATCGCCGGCATCCAGGCGGCTAAGCGTACTGCTGAGCTGTTGCCACTGGCGCACATCATTGGCGTACACGGTGCCCAAGTCGACCTTGAGATTACGGATGATGGTGTTGCTGTCACGGCGACCGTGCGTACCGCAGACCGCACCGGCGTTGAGATGGAAGCGCTCACCGCAGTGTCGGTTGCAGCACTGGCTATTATCGACATGGTCAAGGGCATGGATAAGTCCGTACAGATTGAGAATGTGCGCTTGCTCGCCAAGTCTGGCGGTCGCTCTGGAGAGTGGCTGCGGCCAGAGTAGCCACATCCCACTAGGCGCGGCGCTAGTGGTCGCCGTTGTCCAATTGGTCGAGGATGTGCGGAACGAGCGGCAGCAGCACGTCCAGCCCTTCGGTGACTGCACTCAGTGATCCCGGAAGATTGACGATCAGAGACTGCTGAGTCACCCCCACTAGTCCGCGGCTGAGGGCCGCCATGGGGGTGCTTCTGGCGCCTTCACGGCGAAGCATCTCCGCGATACCGGGTATCTCTCGCGCGAGCACTGGTCGTGTTCCCTCTGGCGTGAAGTCGCGTGGCCCGATGCCGGTGCCCCCCGTCGTGATGATGAGTCGTGCACCGACGTCGATCGCAGCCACTAGAGAATTTTCGACAGCTTCCACACCATCCGGAATCACTGTTGCGGTCGCGGAGTACCCCTGTGCGGCGAGCATCTCGACAATGCGGGGGCCTGATTCATCACGACGTTCCCCGCGCGAACTCCGGTCAGAGACAGTGATGACGGCGGCGACGATGGCGTCAGTCAGCTCATGCTGCGGTTGAATCATGCCCTAACGGTACGACAGCATGGCGGCGACTAGCTACAGCAGCTTCCGCACGAAGTTCTTCGGCTAGCTTGCGAAAGGGTTCGTGGACTGCAAACCTGAACCTATGAGTAGGATCACGGTTCGGCGCAAAGTTACTCGGCTCACAGTCGGTGCTACCTCAAGCGTCAAAGAAGATTTTCTTGCTGTCGAAGAGCCGTTAGAAATCCGCGTTGGTGGTCGCGCCCTGGCCGTCACTATGCGCACCCCGGGAAACGACTACGACCTAGCTGCGGGGTTTCTTGTGTCAGAGGGCGTCATCAGTCGAGGTGACCAGTTCGTTGCCGCCCGCTATTGCGCTGACGCAACCGTCGCGGATCAGAACACGTATAACGTGCTCGATGTGACCCTCGCAGCAGACGTTCCACCGCCAGATCCCAGCCTCGAGCGAAACTTTTACACCACTAGCTCGTGCGGTGTCTGCGGCAAAGCGAGCATCGAGATGGTGAGCACGCAATCCGCGTACGAAGTCGCTGACGACCCCGTCAGGATCGACCCCGAGGTCTTAATCACCTTCCCCGAGAAACTGCGGGCGGAGCAGGCAGTGTTTGAGAAGACGGGCGGGTTGCATGCCGCTGGGCTTTTCGACGGGGTTACAGGCAAATTACTGGTGCTTCGAGAGGATGTCGGGCGACACAACGCCGTCGACAAGGTAATCGGCTGGGCAGCCAAAGAGAATCTCTTGCCGCTTCGAGGCACCGTATTGATGGTGTCGGGCCGGGCAAGCTTCGAGCTAACCCAAAAGGCGAAGATGGCCGGAATCCCCGTGCTCGCCGCAGTGTCGGCGCCCTCCTCACTCGCTGTCGAGCTCGCAGCGGAGGTCGGCATGACGCTGGTCGGTTTTCTCCGAGGAAACTCGATGGTGATCTATGCGGGAGATCGCATCCAGGCTCTCACTGCGGGCTAACAAACGACGAAGACGGTACATCAGCCGGTTGTACCGACTGCTGTACCGCCCTGTCGTTGAGCAGTGCTGAACCCCGAAAGGCGTCAGCGCGTGCTCTTAGCTATTTGCGGTGCGCGGGGCTCCGATCCCGGAATTGATTTTATGCAGCCCGCCCTTCGATGGTGTGATGTCGAAGTCGAACATTGCCGTTGGTAGGTACACCGTGGCGCACGAGTTCGGGATATCGACGACGCCAGACAACCGGCCTTCGATTGGAGCGGATCCCAACAGGAGGTAGGCCTGCTCGGGGCTGTAGCCGAACTTGGTGAGGTAGTCGATCGCATGCAAGCACGCACGCTGGTAGGAGAGATCGGAATCGAGGTACTTCTGCTCGCCATCGAGCGTGACCGAGGTGCCACTAAAAGCCAACCATTCGCTGTACTGGGGGCCTTCGATTCCTGGTTGGAAGATCGCGTTCTCCGACACTCCATACTTTTCCATGCCGCCCTTGATGATGTCGACTTTGAGCTCAAGGAATCCGCCCATTTCGATACCACCGCAGAAGGTAATCTCACCGTCACCCTGGCTGAAGTGCAGGTCGCCGAACGACAGGTTCGCTCCCTTGACAAACACGGGATAGAAAACTCGCGTGCCCTTCGTGAAGTTCTTGATGTCCTGGTTTCCGCCATTCTCGCGAGGCGGTGCAGTACGGGCACCTTCGTTGCTCACCCGGTCGAACTCAGCGCCCGACAGCGATCCGAGAATCGCCGAGCGCGGCTCCGGGGGAAGCGCCAGTGGCGGCACTCGCTGCGGGTCCGTCGCGATCAGAGCGGCCTCGCGAGAGTTCCACGTTGCCAGCAGATCATTTGACGGCGCCACTCCCATGAGCCCGGGGTGCGTGATGCCGCGGTAGCGCACTTCAGGCACGTGGCGCGAGGTCGCGTACCCGCCCTCGAAGTCCCAGATTGCCTTGTACGCATCGGGAAACTGGTCTACGAGGAAGCTTCCGCCATTGTTCTTCGTGAAGACTCCGGTATAGCCCCAGCCCTGACCTGCCAACGGGCCCGTCTCGTTCGGGATCGAGCCGATGTCAAGGATGTCGACAATCAGCAGGTCGCCGGGTTCGGCACCTTCGATGGCGAACGGCCCGCTCAACACGTGGACGCTTTCTAGCGGCGCATTGGCGATGTCATCAGCTGAGTCATCGTTAACGATTGCCCCGTCGAACCATTCACGACAGTCAGCTCGAAACACCTGTCCCGGTTTGACCGTGACGGCCGCCGGAATATCTCCATGCCATCGATTGTGGCCAACCAGTTTCTGGTCGGTAAAGGATTTTTCGGAATCTAAGGGAAACAGATTCTCAGACATTTTTTTCCTTTCAAAGATGAAACAAATTCTTGTGAGAGTCGTGAAACTGCGTTCGCTGCGGGATGGCCGCCGCGGAGGCTTAGGCGTTCGAGTGGGCCACCTCCTCCGCGGGAGCTGGTTGGCGGGTGCGCAAGATGACCATTGCGACGATGAAGACCACCGCGAGCACAATTGCGACGATCGCGCCGTCTAGCGTTTGCCAAATTCCCGTGAGGATAAGGAACGCTGGAATGGCGGCGGTAATCCAGCCCTGCACCGCCGCAACTGCCCCAGTGATCCACGTGAGCGAGGTCATTCCCTTGCCAAGCACTAGATAGAACAGGGACCACAAAACGGCCCATTGGAGCCAGATAACGAAGAACGCGTAGTCACCGAACCAGACAAGGTTCGCGACGGCGTAGGCGACCGCCGCAATAGCGACGAAGAGGGAAAAGTAGCCGAGCCCCGTTGGGTCGTAGCCCCAGGTGTTTCCCATCGCGACGTACAGGTAGGTGAAGCCAAAGAGATAGAGACCGCTCGCGGAGAAAATCACCGCAGCGTCTCCACCGGCAGTAAAGATCAGATACGTCGGAGTGAGAACTTGCAGGAACCCGACAAACCAGTTGAGCGGCGTTGCGCCGGCGCCTTTCACAATGCCCATCAGCGCTAGCCCGTTGAGAAATAGGACCGCACCTACGTATAGCAAACCGACAGCACTCATCTGGATCTCGCTTCCTGTTTTTTATTCTCTAGGCGCGCGGTAATTTCTGCGCTCGAGGATCATAGGTAACCCGTTGGGGGCGACGAGACCCCGAAGGAAGCGAACCAACCACCTGCGGTGCATCCGCCGTTGCGTTGGTTGCATCGAGAAGTCTTCTCGCTCCGGCGTTCCCAAAATTGAGAAGAGGGGAACTGAAAATACGAGGTGCGTCGCCTGCACAAGCCGGGCATGAAGCCGTCTGGGGAATGTCACCCATCGGCGCTCGTTTGTCGAAATGCCCGTGTTCAGCGCAAGAATATTCGTAAGCAGGAATGGCGCTCACCACCGATCTCGGGTAGACGACTCTGTATATCTCGAGACGCTAGCAAGCATCCCTCAGGGAAGCAATGGTCGCGGTACCACTCTGCTGCGACGAGGGGATTTCCGCTATGCGCACCCGGCCGGGAGAAAGTCACCGAGAACCAGAAGGATGCCGTCAAATAAAACAGCTGGCGCACCGCAGAAAGAAGCTTCGCGCGGTTAACGCAAAAATCCCGGCCTCTTTCGAGACCGGGATCTTTCACATGGTTGCGGGGACAGGATTTGAACCTGCGACCTCTGGGTTATGAGCCCAGCGAGCTACCGAACTGCTCCACCCCGCGGCGTGCTTAAAGACTAACACAGGGTGAAGGAGGTGAAAACCGAACTCAGCGGGTTCGCAGTGTGCTGCGGCCCGCTGAGTCAGAATTCGCTATTCAGTGGCGTCGATTGCCCGCTGGATTGCGGCGGTCATGCGGTCGTCTGCCTCAGCGGCAGCGACGAGATCGTTGTCAGCGTAGGCTGCCTGACGATCGGCCAATGCTGACTTGTAGTCGGCAAGAGCCTTGTCGAGAGCGGGGTTGTCGCCCGGCGTTACTGGCTCAACTGGCGCGTCAGGATCAACGGGCTCCACTGGCGCGTCTGGATCAACCGGAACCTCCGGGTCAACCGGAACTTCACCGTCGCCAGCCTCGGCTCCAGAGTCTCCCCCGAACAGCGAGTCGAGTGCCTGGTCGAGGGTGTCCTCGAATGCAATCTCATCACCGAACGATACGAGCACCTTGCGCAACAGTGGGTACTGGGTTCCACTCGTTGACTGCACGTAAACCGGTTGCACATAGAGCAGTCCGCCACCGACGGGCAGCGTCAGCAGGTTTCCGAGCTTCACCTCGGTGTCACCGCGCTGCAAGAGCGCAAGCTGGTTCGCGACAATCGTGTCGGTGTTGAAGCTGTTCTGCACCTGACCAGGACCCGGGATGGTGTCCTTCTTGGGCAGATTCAGCAGCGTGAGCTTGCCGTAATCTGGCCCGGCATCCGAGTTCGCGGTGAGGTATCCGGTGAGAACACTTCGGGTCGCGTCTGCACTTCCCTTCGGAATGAAGGTCGAGTACAGCGTGAACGCGGGGTCTTCGGTTCCCGGAACCTGCATCGTGAGGTAGTACGGGGGCTGAAGCGAACCAGTTGCTGAAACCGGGTCTTCCGGGCTCACCCACTGGTCGTCACTCGAGTAGAACGAGCCAGCATCCGTCACGTGGAAGGATCCCAGAATCTCGCGCTGCACCTTGAACAGGTCAGAGGGGTACCGCACGTGGTCGAGCAGTTCAACGCTCATGTCGCTCTGTGGCAGCAGCGTGTTCGGGAAGATCTTGTTCCAGGTCTTCAGTACAGGATCTTCGTCGTCCCACGCATACAGCTTCACCGAACCGTCATAGGCATCAACTGTTGCCTTGACCGAGTTGCGGATGTAGTTGATGTTGTCGAGCGCGAACTGCGGCGCCGGCGTGTAGGTGTCTGCAATCGCACTGGAGAGCTGCTCGACCTGCGAGTACGGGTAGTTAGCGCCCGTGGTGTAGCCGTCGACGATCCACACGATGCGGTCGTCCACGATGGCGGGGTAGACATCGCTGTCAACGGTGAGGTACGGCGCTACCTTCGCGACACGGTCGAGAGGCTCACGGTCGTACAAAATCTGCGACTCTTCAGTAACCGCTGACGAGAGGAAGATTTGCTCAGACTGGAACTTGATCGCGTAAACAAGCTTCTTGAAAACGTTGTCGAGAACTGGCCCACCTTCGCCGTCAAACGTGGTGGTGGCGTTCTGGTTGCTATCTTCGCCACCCGACGGGAAGTCGAGCTCGATGTCATCGGCACCCTCGGGTCCACCGACAATCGAGTACTCGGGTGACTTCTCACCGAAGTAAACGCGAGGCTCAAATTCGCCAAGGGCACCCGTGCTGGGGATTCCCGACTGCAAGAACACCGGCTGACCATCGGCAGCGCGTTGGTTACCGTAGGCCGCAACAACGCCGTAACCGTGCGTGTAGACGACGGCATTGTTGTACCAAGACTGGGAATCGCCCAGACCGGACTGGTTCAACTCACGAACCGCAATGACGGTGTCTTGCGTCTCGCCGTCAATGTCATAGCGGTCAACATCGAGGTGACTGTCGAACTGGTAGTACTGCTTGAACTGTTCGAGCTGCGCAAACGCCTGCGGCGCAATAGCGGGGTCGAGGATGCGGATGTTTGCCGTTGTCGTTGCGTCTTCACGCAGCGCACCAGATTCGGCATCCGTCGTCGCGCTGTAAGGAATCTCTTCGACGTCGGCAACGCCGTAGGCATCACGTGTCGCCTGAATGCTTCGATCTATATATTCCGATTCGTAGGTACGCGCGTTGGGGTCTACCTGGAAGCGCTGGACGATCCACGGGTAGAGGTTTCCGACGACGAGCCCGCTGATCAGCAGCAGAGCGGTACCGATCATCGGCAGACGCCAGCGACCGATTATGGCCGTAACGATGAACAGGATGGCAACGATGGCGGCAATTCCCGCAAGAATTGCGCGACCCGGAATTGTGGCGTTTGCCTCGGTGTAACTTGCACCGGTTTGCAGGAATCCCTGGCTCGAGGAGTAGAGCGTGGTGAACTGGTCGAGCCAGATGCTCAATGCCTGAACAGCAAAGAAGAGGCCGGCGGTGACGGCCAACTGGATGCGCGCAGAACGTGAGATGCGCACTTCGCGGCCATGAACGCTGAGCGCACCGTAAAGATAACTTGTCGCGAGAGCGGCAACGAACGAAACGATGAGTACCGCGGAAGCGAATCCGACAATGCCGTGGTACATGGGCAGCTCGTAGAAGTAGAAGCCAATGTCTAGCTTGAACTGCGGGTCGACTTCACCGAAAGAGGTGCGGTTGAGCCACTGCAACGCAACGGGCCAGCTGCCAGCAGCGGAGACGCCACCGAAAACTCCCAAAAGAACGGGGATACCGACCATGGCGAGCTTGCGGAGCGGCTCGACTACCTGCTGGTAGCCCTCCAGCTGCGCATTGAGTTTCGCGTAAATCGGGCGTGCACGGAACGCGATGAGAAGGCTGATACCCACCGGAATTGCCATCGCAGCAAAACCAATAAGGAACATCACCGCATTAGCGATCCACTGGGTGGTAAGCACCTCGAGATAGCCGGCCTGGTCAAACCAGAGAACGTCGGCATAGAGATTGGAGAACAAGAAGAATGCGATCACAATGACGGCGAGAATTATCGCCGTGATCGTAAACGCAGACCTCGTTTTGCTCTTAGGGGCTGATTCGGTTTGGCTCGACACTGTACTTCGCTCCTGAGATTGGGGGCCTAGCGGTATCTTAAAGGTCTTTCATGGGCGCGGGGCGAATGATCGCTCTCAGCGTCAATCGGGGAAACGATCACCCAATAGCGGTCAACGTGCGTCGCAAGACGGAAGCCCGGTGCCGCTCAGGCCAGCACGGATGCTGGCGAGCGCGACGAGAGCGTCGTTGAGGTTATCCACTGCGTACACGGTGAGGCCGTCGGGGATGTTCTCCGCGACCTCATCGCAATTCTCTACTGGGGCAAAGAAAAAGCTGGCGCCGGCATCGCGGGCCCCATACATCTTCTGTTGAATTCCCCCGATTGGCCCGACGTCACCGCTGGCGGTGATGGTGCCGGTTCCCGCAATTTCTTCACCGCCGTTGATCGCACCAGGCGTGAGCTTGTCGATGATCCCTAGCGCGAACATCATGCCTGCGCTGGGGCCGCCGACATTCTCAAGCTGAATCTTGACGTCAACGGGAAAGTTGTATTCACTACCCACAATGACTCCGATGACAGCGATGGCGTCATCGCCCTCGCTCATTGTCGGCGTGATCTCCGCCGTCTGTTCTTCACCCTCGCGTTCAAAGACGATGATGGCGGGCGTCGTTGTTCCGTTGCTCGCAATCGCATCGCGAAGGCCGGCAACGTCAGCGAAAGTTTCGTCATTAACCGACCGGATGATGTCGCCAGCCTGCAGCACACCATCCGATGGTCCGTCGGCGCTTGTCTCGGCGACGGTGAGCGTTGCATCAAATTCGTAGTCCAGATCGGACAGTGCCGCAGCAATTGCTTCCTGTTGCGAGCTTTCCATCTGAATGCGGCCAGCTTCTGCTGATTCCTCAACCGTCACGCCAGTGGGGTAAATGGATTCGACAGGAACGATCGCGCGACTGCGGTCGAAGTACGCGGCACCGACTTCGAACCAGCTCAGCGGCGACTGAGGGTTTCCCTGCACGTTCACGGTGAGCATGTCGAGCGCACCCTCAGTGGGATACGTCGTTTCGACGGGAATTTGGATGAGCGGCACAAGCTCGCCGTCGATCTCAACGTCGCCCAAGGTGTCGTAGACCGGGCCCGGTTGTTCGATGATGTACGGCGAGGGAACGAGCGTTGCCAACAACGTTCCGATGAGCGCAACGCTGAGAATCAGCCAGCCAAGCCAGCCACTTCGGGCGCGACGAGACGACTGTTCGGGACGATTATCAGTAAACAGGGCCACCTAGGTCCTTACGGGGTGGAAGCGGTGTTCGCCACAGGCGCACGGTAAGACTCACTAGCCTAGGTCAAAACTCAGCCGCGCACGCCATCGAGCGGCTAGCGTTAATCCATGGCTGACAACGCTGACAACAATTCCGAAGACGAGTTCCGCGACATGATGCGAGAGTTCCTCTCCGGAGATGGAGAGATTGACCCCGCAAAGCTTGCTGCCGCGGCGGGATTGCCGAATGATCCTGCAATGATTCAGCAGCTCCTGAGCCAGCTCCAGAGCGCCCTCGGTAACAGCAAAGATGGAATCGACTGGGACATTGCGCTCCAGCAAGCTAAAGGCCTCGCCGCGCAAGGCACTGTCGTCTCGTTGCCCGCGGAGCGTTCCAAGCTGGAACAGGCCCTCCACGTGGCATCACTGTGGCTCAACGAGGTCACTGACGTTTCTGAACTCACCGTGGAGCCCAAACTTCTGAGCCGCAGCGAGTGGGTCACCCTCACCATGCCCGTCTGGACACAGCTTGCTGAGCCCGTGGCGAATTCGATCGCGAACTCGCTCACTGACGTACTCACGCAAAACACCCCAGAAGAGATGAATGACATGCTCAGCGGTGCGAGCAAAGTGATGCGCAACATCGGCGGCACCCTGTTCGCCATGCAGCTCGGCCAGGTTGTCGGGCAGCTCTCGAGTGAAGTGGTCTCTGGCGGAGACATCGGTATCCCCCTGCTCGATGAGCAGCAGGCAGCGATCGTGCCCCAAAACGTGTTCGCATTTGGCAATGGCCTCGACCTTCCTGACGAAGAAATTCACCTGTACTTGGCCGTGCGCGAGCTCGCGCACGCTCGACTGTTCCGGCATGCAAAGTGGCTGCGCCTACAGTTCATGACCTCGGTTACGGCCTATGCCCACGACATCCACATTGACTCGGATGCGATTGCCGAACTCGCAAACGGTTTCGATCCAAGCAACCCTGAAGACTTGCGCGACGCCATGACGAATGGTTCGCTCATCCCGCCTAAGAGCGAGGAACAACGGGAAGCACTTGAACGTCTTGAGACGGTGCTCGCCCTGGTCGAAGGGTGGGTTGATGTCGTTACCGCGGCTGCCACCACTCGACTGCCTGCGCGGGGCGCGATCGCAGAAACTGTGCGTCGGCGTCGCGCCTCTGGCGGACCAGCAGAGTCTGCGTTTGCCACCCTCGTCGGCCTAGAACTTCGACCTCGTCGACTACGAGAAGCCGCCGCAATGTGGCAACACGTCAGTGACGAACTTGGCGCAGAGCAGCGTGATGCTCTCTGGTCACACCCTGACCTGATGCCCACCGGCGCCGACATCGACGATCCTGCCGCGCTCGTGGCTCGACTCCGTGATGGCGGAAAGACCCCAGACGATATCGATCAGGCAATTAACGACCTCCTGAACGACGAGTCTGGAGACCGGCCTCACGAAGGCGACAACTCCTAAGCAGCGTGCACCGCGCTCGCTGCGCGCTGTGGAATCTTCGCACTGACCAATCGGACAGGCGTGCACAATAGGCACATGATCCTGCGCGTAGACCCCCGCCTACCACTGGTGTGGCGCTCCCCCACGAGCGCCCAATTCGGTATCGACCCACCCGCTGTTGTGCTGCCCCATGTCACCGACATCCAAGAGAAGATCCTCTCGGCTCTTGTCTCGGGCATCAGTCGCAGCGGAATCGGCATGCTGGCACGGTCGCACCCCGCCGAGTGTGACGACCTTCTCGACGCGCTCTCGCGAATCCTCGTTGCCACGCCGCCACAACCGCCAAGCGCCCACGTTGCCATCGTGGGCTCCGGCGCGCTCACCGAAGCAATCGCTCGAACCCTCGCAGCTAGCGGAGTGACGGTGAGCACCGCTGAGCACTCGGATGAGCTAGCCGGGCCAGACCCGGATCTCACGATCTTGGTCGGGCACTTCGTCATCGCCCCCTCAGTGCACTCGCACTGGCTGCGCCGGGATATTCCGCACCTGCCGGTCGTGGTGTCAGACTCTGCGGCCGAGATCGGCCCCGTCGTCACCCCGGGCATCACCGGATGTTTGCTGTGCGTCGAGCTCCACCGTCGCGACGCCGACGTTGCCTGGCCCGCCATCGCAACTCAACTAATGGGCCGCCATTCCCACGCCGAGACCCCGGTGCTCATTGCCGAAGCTGCGGCCGAGGCAAGTCGGATGGCTCTGCATCGATTGGGAAGAGGCG
Coding sequences:
- the fmdA gene encoding formamidase produces the protein MSENLFPLDSEKSFTDQKLVGHNRWHGDIPAAVTVKPGQVFRADCREWFDGAIVNDDSADDIANAPLESVHVLSGPFAIEGAEPGDLLIVDILDIGSIPNETGPLAGQGWGYTGVFTKNNGGSFLVDQFPDAYKAIWDFEGGYATSRHVPEVRYRGITHPGLMGVAPSNDLLATWNSREAALIATDPQRVPPLALPPEPRSAILGSLSGAEFDRVSNEGARTAPPRENGGNQDIKNFTKGTRVFYPVFVKGANLSFGDLHFSQGDGEITFCGGIEMGGFLELKVDIIKGGMEKYGVSENAIFQPGIEGPQYSEWLAFSGTSVTLDGEQKYLDSDLSYQRACLHAIDYLTKFGYSPEQAYLLLGSAPIEGRLSGVVDIPNSCATVYLPTAMFDFDITPSKGGLHKINSGIGAPRTANS
- a CDS encoding AmiS/UreI family transporter, which encodes MGIVKGAGATPLNWFVGFLQVLTPTYLIFTAGGDAAVIFSASGLYLFGFTYLYVAMGNTWGYDPTGLGYFSLFVAIAAVAYAVANLVWFGDYAFFVIWLQWAVLWSLFYLVLGKGMTSLTWITGAVAAVQGWITAAIPAFLILTGIWQTLDGAIVAIVLAVVFIVAMVILRTRQPAPAEEVAHSNA
- a CDS encoding zinc ribbon domain-containing protein, producing the protein MGDIPQTASCPACAGDAPRIFSSPLLNFGNAGARRLLDATNATADAPQVVGSLPSGSRRPQRVTYDPRAQKLPRA
- a CDS encoding UPF0182 family protein encodes the protein MSSQTESAPKSKTRSAFTITAIILAVIVIAFFLFSNLYADVLWFDQAGYLEVLTTQWIANAVMFLIGFAAMAIPVGISLLIAFRARPIYAKLNAQLEGYQQVVEPLRKLAMVGIPVLLGVFGGVSAAGSWPVALQWLNRTSFGEVDPQFKLDIGFYFYELPMYHGIVGFASAVLIVSFVAALATSYLYGALSVHGREVRISRSARIQLAVTAGLFFAVQALSIWLDQFTTLYSSSQGFLQTGASYTEANATIPGRAILAGIAAIVAILFIVTAIIGRWRLPMIGTALLLISGLVVGNLYPWIVQRFQVDPNARTYESEYIDRSIQATRDAYGVADVEEIPYSATTDAESGALREDATTTANIRILDPAIAPQAFAQLEQFKQYYQFDSHLDVDRYDIDGETQDTVIAVRELNQSGLGDSQSWYNNAVVYTHGYGVVAAYGNQRAADGQPVFLQSGIPSTGALGEFEPRVYFGEKSPEYSIVGGPEGADDIELDFPSGGEDSNQNATTTFDGEGGPVLDNVFKKLVYAIKFQSEQIFLSSAVTEESQILYDREPLDRVAKVAPYLTVDSDVYPAIVDDRIVWIVDGYTTGANYPYSQVEQLSSAIADTYTPAPQFALDNINYIRNSVKATVDAYDGSVKLYAWDDEDPVLKTWNKIFPNTLLPQSDMSVELLDHVRYPSDLFKVQREILGSFHVTDAGSFYSSDDQWVSPEDPVSATGSLQPPYYLTMQVPGTEDPAFTLYSTFIPKGSADATRSVLTGYLTANSDAGPDYGKLTLLNLPKKDTIPGPGQVQNSFNTDTIVANQLALLQRGDTEVKLGNLLTLPVGGGLLYVQPVYVQSTSGTQYPLLRKVLVSFGDEIAFEDTLDQALDSLFGGDSGAEAGDGEVPVDPEVPVDPDAPVEPVDPDAPVEPVTPGDNPALDKALADYKSALADRQAAYADNDLVAAAEADDRMTAAIQRAIDATE
- a CDS encoding PDZ domain-containing protein encodes the protein MALFTDNRPEQSSRRARSGWLGWLILSVALIGTLLATLVPSPYIIEQPGPVYDTLGDVEIDGELVPLIQIPVETTYPTEGALDMLTVNVQGNPQSPLSWFEVGAAYFDRSRAIVPVESIYPTGVTVEESAEAGRIQMESSQQEAIAAALSDLDYEFDATLTVAETSADGPSDGVLQAGDIIRSVNDETFADVAGLRDAIASNGTTTPAIIVFEREGEEQTAEITPTMSEGDDAIAVIGVIVGSEYNFPVDVKIQLENVGGPSAGMMFALGIIDKLTPGAINGGEEIAGTGTITASGDVGPIGGIQQKMYGARDAGASFFFAPVENCDEVAENIPDGLTVYAVDNLNDALVALASIRAGLSGTGLPSCDAR